One window from the genome of Anguilla rostrata isolate EN2019 chromosome 5, ASM1855537v3, whole genome shotgun sequence encodes:
- the nansa gene encoding N-acetylneuraminic acid synthase a: MSLEFEICPGRKIGGNNPCFIIAEIGQNHQGDIEIAKKMIKMVKDCGADCAKFQKSELEYKFNKRALERPYSSKNSWGKTYGEHKRHLEFSHEQYRELQKYAKEVGIFFTASGMDEMAVEFLHELDVPFFKVGSGDTNNFPYLEKTAQKKRPMVVSSGMQSMETMRRVYQTVKKHNQNFCILQCTSAYPLEPEDVNLRVIAEYQKEFPDIPIGYSGHESGICITVGAVALGAKVVERHVTLDKSWKGSDHEASLLPEELAELVKSIRIVERALGTGVKQMLPCEKACHDKLGKSVVAKTAIPKGTALTADMLGVKVAEPKGVAPEDIYLLLGKTVKANVGEDESITEDLVESYAKEVKS; the protein is encoded by the exons ATGTCTCTTGAATTCGAAATTTGTCCAGGCAGGAAGATTGGGGGTAACAACCCTTGTTTCATTATCGCCGAAATCGGCCAGAATCACCAGGGCGACATTGAGATTGCTAAGAAAATGATCAAGATGGTTAAG GACTGTGGAGCAGACTGTGCCAAGTTTCAGAAGAGTGAACTTGAGTACAAGTTTAACAAGCGGGCCCTGGAGCGTCCGTACAGCTCCAAGAACTCCTGGGGGAAAACTTAcggggagcacaaacgccacCTGGAGTTCAGTCACGAGCAGTACCGCGAGCTGCAGAAATACGCGAAGGAAGTCGGCATATTCTTCACGGCTTCGGGAATGGACGAG ATGGCCGTTGAGTTTCTCCATGAGCTCGATGTCCCGTTTTTCAAGGTCGGCTCAGGGGACACCAACAATTTCCCCTACCTGGAGAAGACGGCCCAAAAAA aGAGGCCCATGGTGGTGTCCAGTGGCATGCAGTCCATGGAGACCATGAGGCGTGTTTACCAGACGGTGAAGAAGCACAACCAGAACTTCTGCATCCTGCAGTGCACCAGCGCCTACCCGCTGGAGCCAGAGGACGTCAACCTGAGGGTCATCGCT GAATACCAGAAGGAGTTTCCGGACATCCCCATTGGCTACTCGGGCCACGAGTCTGGGATCTGCATCACGGTGGGGGCTGTGGCGTTGGGGGCCAAGGTGGTGGAGCGTCACGTGACCCTGGACAAGTCCTGGAAGGGCAGCGACCATGAGGCCTCCCTGCTCCCGGAGGAGCTGGCCGAGCTGGTGAAGTCCATCCGCATCGTGGAGCGAGCCCTGGGGACCGGCGTCAAGCAGATGCTGCCCTGCGAGAAGGCCTGCCATGACAAG CTGGGTAAGTCTGTGGTGGCCAAGACCGCCATCCCCAAGGGCACGGCTCTGACCGCCGACATGCTGGGCGTCAAGGTGGCCGAGCCCAAGGGCGTGGCCCCCGAGGACATCTACCTGCTGCTGGGGAAGACGGTGAAGGCCAACGTGGGGGAGGACGAGTCCATCACCGAGGACCTGGTGGAGAGCTACGCGAAGGAGGTCAAAAGctga
- the LOC135255850 gene encoding tripartite motif-containing protein 14-like, with the protein MAEGFTAPREPTCGVCCSPCRVPVMLSCWHPFCLGCIERVWCQNPGLDHGCPVCLKVPLSQEEPGGHALSEVLCDFCLGERLPATKTCLTCLASLCEAHLQPHLSGDAFRGHHLVPPSCDLSASCCGDHAKPLEMFCKDCRLCVCNVCPILGRHQGHRISVLQHEAADKRNLLKVCLNRLSCKNKQENANISNIQKAAEELRAVAEETTTWLSTSFSEMRLLLDEEERAAKAMVEEEAKAALEVFEDQVQECRQRGDATDAFAREVNRMYKQDDGVQLLRDFIAAEKDLQTHQQPADHIHPIPMKFDHVQGYTSSFHKALKAVMRKPIEHRVRNGLTSRPDAKQVHTLMHRTKSTGDKLLFLRYACSPILDPDTLHPQLRLSASGESVSKAWLRRSCPDGPQRFDRLLQVLGRESYFSGRRYWEVDLRQATQGWWVGAAYRSLCRKGDSEASRLGWNKASWCLKRYDLEYWAFHNGTRVHVLLEEDPERLGVFLDYEAGTLSFYDALFGMRHLYTFQAKFTEPLYPAFRLWEGPITLCKLT; encoded by the exons ATGGCCGAGGGATTCACCGCGCCGCGGGAGCCCACGTGCGGCGTGTGCTGCAGTCCGTGCCGCGTTCCCGTCATGCTCTCCTGCTGGCACCCGTTCTGCCTGGGCTGCATCGAGCGCGTCTGGTGTCAGAACCCCGGGCTGGACCACGGCTGCCCCGTCTGCCTGAAGGTGCCCCTCTCTCAGGAAGAGCCCGGGGGCCACGCCCTCTCAGAGGTGCTGTGCGACTTCTGCCTGGGCGAGAGGCTGCCAGCCACCAAGACCTGCCTCACCTGCCTGGCGTCGCTGTGCGAGGCCCACCTGCAGCCCCACCTGTCCGGCGACGCCTTCCGCGGCCACCACCTGGTCCCGCCCAGCTGTGACCTCAGCGCCAGTTGCTGCGGCGACCACGCCAAGCCCCTGGAGATGTTCTGCAAGGACTGCAGGCTGTGCGTGTGCAACGTGTGCCCCATCCTGGGCCGGCACCAGGGCCACCGAATCAGCGTGCTGCAGCACGAGGCCGCGGACAAACGG AATCTGCTGAAGGTTTGTCTGAACAGGCTGAGCTGCAAGAACAAGCAGGAGAACGCCAACATTAGCAACATCCAGAAAGCAGCTGAGGAACTCAGG GCTGTGGCGGAGGAGACCACCACCTGGCTCTCCACGAGCTTCTCGGAGATGCGCCTCCTGCTGGACGAGGAGGAGCGCGCGGCGAAGGccatggtggaggaggaggccaaGGCGGCGCTGGAGGTGTTCGAGGACCAGGTGCAGGAGTGCCGGCAGCGCGGAGACGCCACGGACGCCTTCGCCCGCGAGGTCAACAGGATGTACAAGCAGGACGACGGCGTGCAGCTCCTCAGG GATTTCATAGCGGCGGAAAAGGACCTGCAGACCCACCAGCAGCCGGCGGACCACATCCATCCCATCCCCATGAAGTTTGACCACGTGCAGGGCTACACCAGCAGCTTCCACAAGGCCCTGAAGGCCGTCATGAGGAAGCCGATCGAGCACCGCGTCAGAAACG GTCTGACGAGCAGGCCGGACGCCAAGCAGGTGCACACCTTGATGCACAGAACCAAGAGCACGGGAGACAAGCTGCTGTTCCTCAGAT ACGCCTGCTCGCCCATCCTGGACCCGGACACCCTGCACCCCCAGCTGCGCCTCAGTGCCTCGGGGGAGTCGGTGAGCAAGGCGTGGCTGAGGAGGTCCTGTCCCGACGGCCCGCAGCGCTTCGACCGGCTCCTGCAGGTCCTGGGCCGCGAGTCCTACTTCTCCGGCCGGCGGTACTGGGAGGTGGACCTGCGGCAGGCGACGCAGGGCTGGTGGGTGGGCGCGGCCTACCGCTCGCTGTGCCGAAAGGGCGACTCGGAGGCGTCCCGCCTGGGCTGGAACAAGGCCTCCTGGTGCCTGAAGAGGTACGACCTGGAGTACTGGGCCTTCCACAACGGGACCCGCGTCCACGTGCTCCTGGAGGAGGACCCCGAAAGGCTGGGGGTGTTCCTGGACTACGAGGCCGGGACCCTCAGCTTCTACGACGCCCTGTTCGGCATGCGGCACCTCTACACCTTCCAGGCCAAGTTCACCGAGCCCCTCTACCCAGCCTTCCGCCTGTGGGAGGGTCCCATCACCCTCTGCAAGCTCACCTGA